TGAATTTGTATCGCGGTGCAAATTAGTATCCAAATCATGGGAAAGGCTTCTATCTCATAGGACTGGCGGGCTCCTTTTCTCCGTCGCATCACGCGGGCATGCTAAACTTTATCACGGAAATTTTTATAACTTGATGAGCATAGATAATCCTCATCGTGATGAACCTAATTACTTACTGGAAAAACATGCAACCGAGATCGACCATCCTCCGGTCGATACTAATGAAGAAGGCAACACGATGTGCGTGGCCGTCGGTTCTTACAACGGATTGTTTGTTTTTCTGTACCCCATCATGGTTTGAGTGATCCAGTTTACATATGCAAACTGTTTGTTGGGAGGGCACTTGTATGTTGTTCATCAAGGTGAGCATTTAGATATATGGATATTCAAACATAATGAGAATAGGAATCACTACAGGCGAAGAGAAAAGGATTTTGAATCTTTGGAGTTGGAATAAAAGATTCTCTATAGAGTGGTCATcattaacaaagctatgttggaacAAGCATGATTACTATGAGCCATTTGCTATTACAGAGAAAAACGAACTTCTTTTTTGGGTGAATGATTGGAATCTCTGTTGCTATGATCACCAAACTGGaattttcaaaaagatcttgAACGTGAATAACGACAGGAGGCTATCAATTTTTCAAGGGATTCCATACAAGAGCAGTCTTGTTTCATTGAAAGATCTAGGAGTATGTTCCAAGACTCGAAGACAAAAGACAGTAGTGGGATAGACAACATTGCCAAGTAACCAATACACCAATTTTAGGAGATGAAATGAAAGGAAGGAACTATCGGAAACTGAAGAATAAAGTCTGAGACCAACTAGAAAATGTAGACAGACGAAACTTTATCTTGAAGGCATTTCCAATTGATACAAATATTTACAATCATCTCTCACAATTTTTTGAGTTTAACTTTGGTGTGAAAACAGCAGAACTACTGTTTTTTGTTTCCTTGATGTGATTAATATAGTGTGATACCAACACAGTATAACTGTACATGCAAATGGATGAAAACTGATTTCAGCTTTGTTCCCTGCTATCATACCAATACATTCTATGAACTAACAACAATACAGTTTTGCTCCATGCTGATATAGTAAGACATTATATGAGAAGGAACTATTAAGAATACAAATCCAACCCATTCGTTTATGCTGTGGAGATGGTTGTGCATGTGTCGGAACAGGTCTTTGAGTTATAGCACTTGGACTGTCCATTTCTCTCTCAGGCGAAATATTCTGTAGAGCTTTGGCACTTTTCATCTCTACCCTAGTTGGGTTGCATCCTCTCTTCTAAGCTACATATTCTACTGAGTTCTGGTATATCTCATCCGCGTGCTCTGTGGATACGTATACTGCATCAAGCAGTAAGCTGTGCTTTCTCCCATAGACTACATAAACAAATACCCCAACTACCATCCACATAGAAACACGAATCCATGTTCCAGCTCTGGAAAAGTTAAACACAGTATATACATTTTAGATTGTAGTGCTCAAACCATTTATAGTTTCTAGAGGGTAGGTACAAAGAAACGTTTGGTACAACGTCAAGCAATCATTATGTATTCACCCACTCTATCGCCAATTTTTTTGAGTATAATGCAGTTGAAGATTGTGGGTTTGACTTTTTTAGGCAGAGAAGAATGGTTTTGCCAAGTGGGTGAATAATGTTTTCCACGAGATTGTAAACATTgaagaaaatagaaaaagatTAAGCATAATGTAGTAAATGGAATGCGTAGACTGACCCAAGGTTAATCATCAGGTAGACATTTATGAGAATGCAGGCAATAGGAAGAAGCGGGACGAAAGGGCAAATAAAACCTGCAAGAGATGAAAGTTGCAAACTGTGCATAAGAAACAAAAAAGTTGTATAAACAGATAAAAGTTGCCATTATAAaattaattttggttttttaattATTAAGTTACCTAGGACCAACCAGTTCATTGATTATACTACATTCAACCGTGTACCAATCCTCATGCAAATGCTTGACTGTTGGTGTTACTTATTCAATATAGAAGAAACGccaaaagaaagaaaggaaaaggaCAAGCAGTTTTTTTTCAACAGAAGATCTATGATTGAACTTTGCATGTCACAACACATACAGAGCAATTGTGGCACAAGATTGGCCATCCGCCAACAAACTGGCATTCCTAACTTGAAGTAACTAACGATATTATAATGAAATATACCTCCTGTGTGTCCAAAGGTGTGTCTtgcatcatcttggtcaatacaGGAGAGTGCAATAAGCCCACATAAAAGAAGTATGCCACCAGTTCCACAAACTGAGTAACGAGCAACACtggtaaaaaagaataaaagtgTCATTCAAACTTCAAAAAAGCAGATTGCTAAATGTCAAAGAGGTATATAGAATCTTGCTTTGGGCGAACAATTAGATTCGCTGAAAATCGAGAGACTCCGACCAAAACAATGAATGATAGTATATGATAACCCAAACACACACAAAAGTTAAAACCCAACTCACATAGGCAGGTATGCAGCTGACGATCCGGAGGTAAGAGAAAGCACTCCTACACACACTGCAGTTATGCTCCAAGCTGCGATTCTGCGTCTTTCTTGCTCACTTGCTTTTTCTGCCGCCACCAACAGAAAGCATCGGTTAGTAACTTACCGAACAGACATCTAAAGctgaactacagagaaaatagctaTACCTATACAAGATTGTAAGACATCTATTAAGAGATTCAACATAAGAAACACCATGTATTAAAAATGCAAGTGGTAAGTAGTAAGTGGCCGTGCACACTAAGTACGGATGACAGAGATATACTAGCTGCATCTTCTCCAAAGGAACCCCGTCATGTGATGGATCATGCAGACTACTTTTCCCCATTACCCAACCATTCACTCTGGCTCATTACACGTATACAGGTGCCCTAATTTATCTTTACCTTGATTTAGTTGTTTAACAATGAGAGGATAGTCTACAGAAGCTTCTTCTTTGGCAAGTGAGTTATTGCTGTAAGCACTGGACGTGGCAACATGATTTATTTGGTTTCCCCCATCATTCTCCTGACTGATACTGTATGATGGTATTGGACCTATTGACCCCAAAAATGATTGTGAAAGTGGCACCGTATCTGGAGGGACGTATCTGAGAATCAGTATAGAAATTGCAACAATGGTGAATGCAAGAAGTGTACCCACACTAACCTGCAAAAACAAAAGGGTCATAATCAGAATAGAGTTCTATTTCTTGACTAAAAATTACCGAAGTAGATTCACAATCAACCTAGTTGACTTACCATCCCTGCCAACTGTGAAACGTCCATAAAGAATGCCAACATTGCAGCACAGACCCCTGTCAATATTGTACTCTTGACTGGAACTTGAGTGCGTCTATTTACATCTGCAAAGAAAGGTGGCAGTAATCCATCTCTTGACATCGCCATAAGGATTCGTGGCtgagaaatgaaaataagaatgtAGTACTAGTCAAGAGTTGGCCAAAGAAAAATAGGGCAGGACAGCCTTATCCATGAAAGAAAAGCCCAAGCTAATCTTCGAGGCCAAACTTAAGGAAGGGTCATTATTATAGTAGCATTCTTTAAAATCTGTCAAAGAGCCCAAATTTCAGGATGTCTCTATAAACAGTTTTGCTATATCAACAATCAATTACCTGAGGAAGAATTGAACCCATCAAAGTTGAACAGAGTGCAGTAACTGCTCCAGCTGTAATTATATACCTAAAAAATGGAGAGAACATTGTCATCAAGCCAAACAAGTTTTCCTGAGACCCCTTAATTATCCATAGATGGCAGAAACGTGTATATTGTAGATGCGAACTTATTACTTACACTGCCCATTGCATTCCATGACTAGCAAAAGCAGAGGAGATGGGGGTGTCAGGATCCATTGCATAATAAGGCACCAGGCCAACAATGACAACTGACACCAGCATGTACAGGGAACAACAGATAGACAATGACGCCCCTATACCCAGTGGCAGGTCACGCTGAGGATTCTTCACCTGCAATGAAGGTTTTAAGCTTAAAAGTCAAAACAATAACGTAATCCATAAAAAGGTGTATTGACTACTAAATTAACGAGGAGTTTAGTTGGTTATTTCTTTTTGGCTGTAAGCGTTGGTTTATATAGTTATGTGGCAGCGGATCcccaaaatttcaaaaaaaaaatggcccTATCCATATCTCAATTGAGATAGAGAGGGGAGCTTCCCTCCTAAACCAAACTACACGAGATGGAAGCATGGAGGCTCGAACCTTTATTACGTGAGCCCAGTGGGCAAATCAAAGATGACCTATAAGCCCATTCAAGGATACCAGTAAAAAGTCATGTATACCTCCTCAGCTGTGCTGGCTACTGAATCAAATCCGATGTATGCAAAGAAGACAGTTGCAGAACCAGCAAGCATCCCATTCACTCCAAAGGGTAAAAACCTGTCGACTCAAATCAAATGATAAATATAAAGAAACCAAAAAGATGAAGGAACGGCATGAATTACAAGATTGAACTCTCATTACCCGCTAGGGAGTTCGTAGCCAGTCCATCCAGTCTTAAAACCCAAATAACCACCAACAATTATGATAAAAACCATGACAAATAAATTTGCTGTTGTGACAATAGCTTGAACAAATGAGCTCTGCAGGAAGTGATTTTTTGCCAGTTAAGTTGCAGATAGAATAAAAAATTTAACAGGAGGAGATATGCATTAAAAAGGTATACAGGTACCTCTTTGATTCCCACACATAGAAGCCCAGTTACTACAAGAACTAGAATGGCAGCACATGGGTCAACCACAATATCAGTTCCAGGTATAAGCATCCGGGATAAGAAAAAAGGTAAACTGTCTGCTCCTCCAAAAAGCAAGGCCTGTGAGGAACATGAGAAAATGCGGTAAGCATCAAATTTATCCTCTCAGGTCTAATGCTTCACAATCGTTACAGAAACATGTACTTTTGAAAGCATTAAAAATTCCATTAATTTCCAAGTTAAAGTTCCTTAGTTTTTCAAGGACTTATCACGCAGAGAATCTGACTAGTGGATTTCTAGGACTGACAAGATAGATCCACAATAAGGAAGTAAATGAAAGCATACAAGCAAAAACTTAGTTAACATACTAAAAGAATACAACAAACATATCTACAGCTGTTGCAAATATAAATAAGGAGCAGACAAAGAGGATATCAATATCTAGTACTTCTAGTTTACCAGATTTGGTGATATGCCTCGAGCAACAGCAGATCCACCTATCGTATATTCAAGTATAAGAGCCCAACCAATAAGCCAAGCAACTCTGTCAtcagttaaaattaaaatttatccTTCAGAGAATTTGGAGAAAAAAAAGGCATCTAAACAGAAAAGAAAACAGGTGACATTGGGAAAATGATATGTGCGTATTAACAATGATGTGAAAAGAAAATATTTGTTTGCAGCACTTTATTACCCTTCTCCAACACAAATATATGAATAATGGTAAGCACTTCCCGCAGACGGGCAACGACTAGCAAGTTCCGCATAACAAAAGGCCGATAGAGCAGCTGCAATACCAGCTATTAAGAAGGAAATAGTAAGTGCAGGCCCAGAATGTTCTCTAGCAACTGTTCCAACAAGTACATATACTCCAGCCCCAATTGTCGATCCAACACCTAGAGGAACCACAGATTCAGCATTAAAATGTTTAATACCAGTTTGCAGAGAAACCCATAGGGGTTTTCTGCAAAGTGCAAACTGTTATCCTATAATGCAATCACAAATTTTGAATAAAGTTTAGCACTAATTTGGCATGACACCTACATACAGTGcgaatgaaaaccgatttggaatcacacaaacaccaaaatacaCGGCAGGGGTATAGT
This portion of the Papaver somniferum cultivar HN1 chromosome 11, ASM357369v1, whole genome shotgun sequence genome encodes:
- the LOC113323266 gene encoding cationic amino acid transporter 2, vacuolar-like; the protein is MMGFNGDPLSGGGGDGAGGNSLSSGIRGLLRRKQVDSNRVTTESGHPKLAKELSILQLMAIGVGSTIGAGVYVLVGTVAREHSGPALTISFLIAGIAAALSAFCYAELASRCPSAGSAYHYSYICVGEGVAWLIGWALILEYTIGGSAVARGISPNLALLFGGADSLPFFLSRMLIPGTDIVVDPCAAILVLVVTGLLCVGIKESSFVQAIVTTANLFVMVFIIIVGGYLGFKTGWTGYELPSGFLPFGVNGMLAGSATVFFAYIGFDSVASTAEEVKNPQRDLPLGIGASLSICCSLYMLVSVVIVGLVPYYAMDPDTPISSAFASHGMQWAVYIITAGAVTALCSTLMGSILPQPRILMAMSRDGLLPPFFADVNRRTQVPVKSTILTGVCAAMLAFFMDVSQLAGMVSVGTLLAFTIVAISILILRYVPPDTVPLSQSFLGSIGPIPSYSISQENDGGNQINHVATSSAYSNNSLAKEEASVDYPLIVKQLNQEKASEQERRRIAAWSITAVCVGVLSLTSGSSAAYLPIVARYSVCGTGGILLLCGLIALSCIDQDDARHTFGHTGGFICPFVPLLPIACILINVYLMINLGAGTWIRVSMWMVVGVFVYVVYGRKHSLLLDAVYVSTEHADEIYQNSVEYVA